DNA from Rhodobacteraceae bacterium M382:
AATTTTGACGGAGTGACCCAATGCTAAAAGGTCTCGGTGGACTTGGCGACATGGCCAAGATGATGAAATCGGCCCAGGAGCTGCAAACCAAAATGGCCCAGATGCAGGATGAACTGCATAATGTCATGGTTGTCGGCGAAAGCGGCGCGGGGTTGGTCAAAGCGACAGCCAGCGCCAAAGGCGAGCTCAAAGGTCTGGACATTGATCCTTCGATCTTCAACGGCGACGACAAGGAGGTTGTCGAAGACCTGATCCTGGCCGCAATCAAAGACGCACAGTCAAAAGCGGCAGACAAAGCACAGGAAGAAATGACACGCCTGACCGAAAGCATGGGGCTGCCGAAGGACATCAAGCTTCCCTTCTGATCAAGGCTGACTTGTGCATTTGCAGGATTGAACGGCCCTGGCCCTGATGGGCCAGGCTGAAACCTGGAAGGCCAACCGCCCGTGTCTTCATGATTAGCGTTTTGGCCAATGTCGATGTCCGTGTCGACCAATTGCGCGGGATTGCGGTTGGATGACTTAGGGAGGGCCAAGCCTGCTACGCATGTTTCCCATTCAGAGACAGGCGCAGATCGGCTTTTGGCGGTTCTTCTGGACCCAGGCCGGGCCCAGGAAATCCCGGGAAATATTTGGACGGAAGCGCATCGCTCATCTGATCCGTCAGACGCTTCCCCAGGTGCGCGGCAATATCCGCCAGCGATACAAGCGTGGTATCATATCACCCAAGCCCCGATGATCCAGCGCAACCCATTTCCTTTGTCACGCAATCAAGCCATGATCAAAAAAGCCCAACCCGATCACGACGTGCGGTGATCGTCATGCCTCAGGAGACTTTTGGATGAGCGGTTCGACCGACGAGATCGAAAACCTGATTGCCCTGATGGCCAAGCTTCCCGGATTAGGCCCCCGATCAGCCCGGCGTGCGGTGCTTCATCTCATTCGAAAGCGCGCTTTGCTGCTAACACCGCTCGCAGACACCATGAGCCAAGTCGCAATCAGCGCGCGCGAGTGCCTGAATTGTGGAAACGTCGGGACTTCGGAAATTTGCGATATCTGCGAAGACCCCAAACGCGCAACGGGCGAACTCTGCGTCGTCGAAGATGTGGCCGACCTATGGGCCATGGAACGGTCCGGGGTATTCAAAGGTCGGTACCACGTGCTTGGTGGGACCCTGTCGGCACTGGATTCAGTCGGACCAAACGAACTGCGGATCCCCCGATTACTCGACCGGGTCATCTCCGAAGATATCTCCGAAGTGATCATGGCACTGAATGCAACCGTCGACGGACAGACCACGGCACACTACATCGCGGATCAACTGCAATCCCAGGTTCGCCTGACATCTCTGGCTCAGGGCGTGCCCATCGGCGGCGAGCTCGACTATCTGGACGATGGCACAATCACCGCAGCTCTCAGAGCCCGAAAAGAGATTTGACCTCAGCTGGGTTTGGTGCGCACCCATTGCCGGAAAACCTGTAACCTGCCCCCCGCCAACGCGCTCCCGCGCCCTGACGCAGCATCAAAGATGCGTCGTCGCTGGTCTTGGGCCACGCCGGGCGCTTTGCGGGGCTTGCCCCGCAAAGCGCCCGGCCCAACGGGAGGAGAGGTTCCGACAGGAACCCGACGACGGGCGGGAGCCCCAGTTTGCCAAATTTCCCGTCCAAATGATGCCTGGCACCACTTATACGTACCTTTCACACTGGCCATCAACCAGCGCATCCACGCCTATGCAAAAAATGCCCGCAGGCCGTCTTCGACCCGTTCCATTGCCACGTCGTCAATATCCTTGTGGAAAACCATACGAATTGCCCCGTTTGAACCACCTCCCAACACAACACCCTGCTTGGCCAGCTGCGCACGCAGTGGGTCGTTCGTACCGTCTGTCGGGGTGAAGAACACCATGTTCGTGGCCTGTGTCACAGTCCCGACCTTCAACTCTCGAAGTGTTTGAGCAATGCGATCGGCCCGCGCGTGATCCTCACTCAAACCTTCCACATTGTGTTTCAATGCATACAACCCCGCTGCCGCCAGAACACCGGCTTGGCGCATCCCGCCACCCAGCATCTTGCGCCAGCGACGCGCTTGCGCAATCAGATCCTGAGGCCCAACCAAAACGGATCCCGCCGGTGTGCCCAGACCTTTGGAGAGGCAGATTGACACGGTATCAACCAACCCGGCCAATTCCGTCTCACGACACCCAAGCTGCGCAATCGCATTGAAGAAACGGGCTCCGTCCAAATGCACTG
Protein-coding regions in this window:
- the recR gene encoding recombination mediator RecR, with the protein product MSGSTDEIENLIALMAKLPGLGPRSARRAVLHLIRKRALLLTPLADTMSQVAISARECLNCGNVGTSEICDICEDPKRATGELCVVEDVADLWAMERSGVFKGRYHVLGGTLSALDSVGPNELRIPRLLDRVISEDISEVIMALNATVDGQTTAHYIADQLQSQVRLTSLAQGVPIGGELDYLDDGTITAALRARKEI
- a CDS encoding YbaB/EbfC family nucleoid-associated protein; this encodes MLKGLGGLGDMAKMMKSAQELQTKMAQMQDELHNVMVVGESGAGLVKATASAKGELKGLDIDPSIFNGDDKEVVEDLILAAIKDAQSKAADKAQEEMTRLTESMGLPKDIKLPF